The proteins below are encoded in one region of Engraulis encrasicolus isolate BLACKSEA-1 chromosome 1, IST_EnEncr_1.0, whole genome shotgun sequence:
- the LOC134450960 gene encoding histone H3, which produces MARTKQTARKSTGGKAPRKQLATKAARKSAPATGGVKKPHRYRPGTVALREIRRYQKSTELLIRKLPFQRLVREIAQDFKTDLRFQSSAVMALQEASEAYLVGLFEDTNLCAIHAKRVTIMPKDIQLARRIRGERA; this is translated from the coding sequence ATGGCAAGAACCAAGCAGACTGCCCGTAAGTCTACCGGTGGCAAGGCTCCGAGGAAGCAGCTGGCCACCAAGGCAGCGCGTAAAAGCGCACCTGCTACCGGTGGCGTGAAGAAGCCTCACCGTTACAGGCCAGGAACTGTGGCTCTGAGAGAGATCCGTCGCTACCAGAAATCCACTGAGCTGCTGATCCGCAAGCTGCCCTTTCAGCGTTTGGTCAGAGAAATCGCTCAGGATTTCAAGACAGACCTGCGCTTCCAGAGCTCTGCTGTCATGGCTCTGCAGGAGGCTAGCGAGGCTTACCTGGTTGGTCTGTTCGAGGACACCAACCTGTGCGCCATCCACGCCAAGAGAGTGACCATCATGCCCAAGGACATCCAGCTGGCTCGTCGTATCCGCGGAGAGCGTGCCTAA
- the LOC134451052 gene encoding histone H2B 1/2-like, whose protein sequence is MPDPAKPAPKKGSKKAVSKTPGKGGKKRKRTRKESYAIYVYKVLKQVHPDTGISSKAMSIMNSFVNDIFERIAGEASRLAHYNKRHTISSREIQTAVRLLLPGELAKHAVSEGTKAVTKYTSSK, encoded by the coding sequence ATGCCTGATCCAGCAAAGCCTGCCCCCAAGAAGGGCTCAAAGAAAGCCGTGAGCAAGACCCCCGGAAAAGGTGGCAAGAAGCGTAAGAGGACCAGGAAGGAGAGCTATGCTATCTACGTGTACAAGGTCCTGAAGCAGGTCCACCCCGATACTGGGATCTCTTCTAAGGCCATGAGTATCATGAACTCCTTCGTCAACGACATCTTCGAGCGCATCGCTGGTGAGGCTTCCCGCCTGGCACACTACAACAAGCGCCACACCATCTCCTCCAGGGAGATCCAGACCGCAGTGCGTCTGTTGCTGCCTGGTGAGCTCGCCAAGCACGCCGTGTCTGAGGGAACCAAGGCCGTCACCAAGTACACCAGCTCAAAGTAA
- the LOC134451103 gene encoding histone H4 codes for MSGRGKGGKGLGKGGAKRHRKVLRDNIQGITKPAIRRLARRGGVKRISGLIYEETRGVLKVFLENVIRDAVTYTEHAKRKTVTAMDVVYALKRQGRTLYGFGG; via the coding sequence ATGAGCGGGCGCGGCAAAGGAGGAAAAGGTCTTGGAAAGGGTGGCGCTAAGCGTCATCGCAAAGTCCTTCGCGATAACATCCAGGGAATCACCAAGCCTGCAATCAGGCGCCTGGCTCGTCGTGGTGGTGTGAAGCGTATCTCTGGGCTCATCTACGAGGAGACCCGTGGTGTGCTGAAGGTGTTCCTTGAGAACGTGATCCGTGATGCCGTCACCTACACCGAGCATGCCAAGAGGAAGACGGTCACAGCCATGGACGTCGTCTATGCTCTGAAACGCCAGGGCCGTACTCTGTACGGTTTCGGAGGTTAA
- the LOC134451019 gene encoding histone H2A-like has protein sequence MSGRGKTGGKTRAKAKTRSSRAGLQFPVGRVHRLLRKGNYAQRVGAGAPVYMAAVMEYLTAEILELAGNAARDNKKSRIIPRHLQLAVRNDEELNKLLGGVTIAQGGVLPNIQAVLLPKKTEKSK, from the coding sequence ATGAGCGGAAGAGGCAAAACCGGAGGCAAGACAAGGGCGAAGGCCAAGACTCGttcatccagggctggactgcagtTCCCCGTCGGTCGTGTGCACAGGTTGCTGCGTAAGGGCAACTATGCTCAGCGCGTGGGAGCTGGTGCACCCGTCTACATGGCTGCAGTGATGGAGTACTTGACTGCTGAGATTCTGGAGTTGGCTGGTAACGCCGCTCGTGACAACAAGAAGAGTCGTATCATCCCCCGTCATCTGCAGCTGGCCGTGCGTAACGACGAGGAGTTGAACAAACTGCTCGGTGGCGTTACCATCGCTCAGGGTGGTGTGCTGCCTAACATCCAGGCTGTGCTTCTGCCCAAGAAGACCGAAAAGTCCAAGTAA